gtggggtttaCTTTTGGGACAGCCAGAgcactgtgggaaatagagactcctgTCTTAAAGTGTAcatacaaaatctcacacactctggGACCTgtggcagaagcagtaatttgaaaggagcctgggtcagacccacctgctgatctgAGAGAGCCTCCTGGAGCTCACcctgggacacagacactggtggcagccatttttgTGAGTTAATCCTAGCacgtggacactggtgctggcaagtgtCATTTTGGAATCTTCCTTCTAGCTCATTAGTTCTTggagacctggctccacccactaGCCTTTTGGCACTAGAACTGAGACACCTCAGGTCATGCAACTagctgggcagggacacagccccaccccagcAGGCCTAACTGCCCTAAGGctccctgagcccacagctgccttGGGACATGGCTCTGTCCATGGACCCAACCCTGCACACCAGTGCACTAGCACTAACCCTAGGACCCTAAGAGCCCTGCGGCCAGAGACCCTGGGATCCTGCTCCACTCACCAGTGGGTGGGCACTAACCCTAGGACCCCAGCCCTGGGACTCCCAGATCCTGCAGACAAcaaaatgtttttagtttttgttgtgTTTCCACATAGGTAAAAGGAAAATTTTGGAATTTCAAAGCAGTGATTTATTAGATGATAACGAGGTTCCAGAGATTAATAATATAGCTAAAGATAGCTAATAAGAGTACCATAGAATTACTGAGAACAACCTGAGTTAATCTCTGAAAATGAACACACTTATACCTTAAGGTTctatcttaaaaaattttaaaaacgtaAGGATCCATACGCACACCTTTCATTAGCTGCCAGAATGATGATATTATTGTGTGTCATGTAGATTCCAGGAAATTTCACACTTGTGAGAAAGTGAGATAAAATGGCAAGTAATGTCTTATTATTATAATGAAAACAGTTTTGACTTAATGGACCATCTATAAGAGGACTTCCTGAGAACCGCTGGATAGACTAACAGGCAAACATAGGGGTCAGCCAGAAGTGTTTATTGACAGAGATTGAGAATCCACTGTGGTCAGACTCAGCGTAGCTTCACGGGCCTTTTGATGACTTCAGGTTTCAAGGAACTTAAGCTTTCCATGGAAGATTTTTTGGCTGGTACTTGGGCTTCACACagcacattttattatttgtgcaGTAAACATAGACCCTTTCCTTCCTGAAACATTTCTGGCGGCATTTGCCATGACGATTCCAGCATTTTCGGGTGCTacctgaaaagaaagaagaacagagacaGTGTCAGTCCTAAGAAGAGGTAGATTCTGGATTTGAAATGTCTGTAAAAGGATTAGAACAGATGTGATAGAGGGTGCTCAGTTTCCTTTGACTCTGACCCTGGTCCTCTCTTTTATTCCCTTCTTCTCCCTTTcgaaaaattgtggtaaaatacaaataacataaagTTTATCAGTTTAAGTATTTTAAAGCGTACAGtccagtggcattaattacactcataatgttgtgcaaccatcatcaccatctagttccagaactttttaatcatcccaaacagaaaccctGCACCCATTAAGcattttcatttctcctctcctCATCCCTGAGCAACCACCAATATGCCCTCCTTGCTATAGACTTGCCTAATCTAGATATTTTATGccaatggaatcatataatgtgCAGCATTTGGGGCCTGGCTTCTTTttccttagcataatattttcagcattcatctgtactgtttttgtaattaaaaaaattgaagcatagttgatttacaatattgtgttagtttcaggtgtacagcacagtgctagatattcttttcagattcttttcccttataggttattacaaaatattgagtatagggcttccctggtggcgcagtggttgagagtccgcctgccgatgcaggggacacgggttcatgccccggtccgggaagatcccacatgccgcggagcggctaggcccgtgagccacggccgctgagcctgcgcgtccggagcctgtgctccgcaacgggagaggccacaacagtgagaggcccgcgtaccgaaaaaaaaaaaaaaaaaaaaaatatatatatatatatatatattgagtatagttccctgtgctatactgtaggtccttgttggttatctattttatatatagtagagcaTATATGTTattcccaacctcctaatttatctctctccccactcccctttcccctttggtaaccataagtttgttttggaagtctgtgagtctgtttctgttttgtaaataagttcatttgtatcatattttagattccacgtataagtgatattatatgatatttgtctttccctatatggcttcacttagtatgatcatctccaggtccatccatgttgctgcagatggaattatttcattcttttttatggcttagtagtatttcattgtgtatgtatatatatacacacacactatacatatatatatatttggctaaAATTCCATCAGTTTCTTCAtatccttatttttgttttgttttgtctttgccAAGGCCTATCATCAAGAAGGTGGCTGTACCTACGTTTTTTCAAatggtggtaaaatacacatgacataaaatttatgtTAACTATCTTAAAGTGCACAGTTCCGTGGTATTAAATAtgttcatattgttgtgcaaccatcaccaccatccattcccataactcttttcatcttgtaaaactgaaattctattcccattaaacaataactccccattctcccctcctcctagcccctggcaacagccatccatattttttttttttttttgcggtaagcgggcctctcactgttgtggcctctcccgttacggagcacaggctccggatgcgcaggctcagcggccatggctcacaggtccagccgctccgcggcatgtgggatcttcctggaccagggcaggaacccgtgtcccctgcatcggcaggcggactctcaaccactgcgccaccagggaagcccccatattgtTTTTGATACCTTTCCTGCCCCAGAATCTTGGCTAACTGACAAACTCAAGACTTGCAAAAATAGCTCTCAAAAGAGCTGCTCTGACAGTTTTGGGGATGGGATTGCACCAATGGCCTCAACCAAGAGGCACAAAAATCTGGAAGAGTTTCTCATTATTCCAAACACAAGTTTTGCAGCAGTTAAAGATGAAATCTGCTACTTGACCCAAACAAGAACATGCAcccctctcttctctttattCTATCAAAACTCCAAGCTGCCCTGACTTGGGTCTTCAGCTGCTCCCTGATGTCCATCAGCTGAATAAAGTCTGTAACCTCTATCTGTGTCAGTGAAACTACTTTCTTTAGGCAGTTTGGTGCCGTGactattctttatttcattcattttgtgtttattatttccttctttctgttgtAGGTTTAGACCAAGTTTATTTTGTGATTAGGAATAAGTTTTCGTTGAGATTATTTTTTTGACCAGTATGGGGGAGACTAGGGAAAATTCGTGCTTTAGAGGAAAACTTGGCTCAAATAGGGAAATTTTGCTCGCCAGGGGATGTTTGTCAATGAAATGTTCGGAGACgtttttagttgtcacaactggTGTGGGGTGCTACTGGCGATTAATGAGGCCGAAGGTTCTGCTAAATATcttgcaatgcacaggacagccacaATAAAGAACTGTCTAGCCCCAAATGCCAACAGTGCCAAAATGTCAATCATTGCCAATCGTGTCAGAAGTCCCTGGTCTAGACAGATCACAGATTTCAGAGTTATCTGATTCTGATTATGTGGGAGTTTTACATCTCTATGAGCTCTTGATTCATGATTGTaatgcaaaaataattatttcctatATATTCAAGTAAATTCTGTTCCAGAGGGGTTCAATtgactccctcccttcccctgccccatgggggaaaaaagaaccagtttctgtcttgtaaattcATTTCAAGAATCCCTTACTCCACTAATacctttatgctttttaaaatttttctaaaaaatattttattagagtatagttgagttataatgttgtgttagtttcaggtgtacagtaagtgattcagttatacctatacatatattcattctttttcggattcttttctcatataggttatcatagaatactgagtagagttccctgtgctatacagtaggtccttgttggttatctattatatatagtagtgtgtgtataccTTTATGCTTTAAACCAGTTACAAAATCTGCCTTGTTCTCTCAttatgagttaaataaaatctttaacatgtgttcatttttatatctgtatgagaatcattagtttactttaaaaaattatcttttacaaCTTCTCTGGAACCTTTGAGCAAACTGTCATCACAAGCACCAGATCctgaaaaaataaactgagaGAAATCTGGGGTTTTACTTCAGTCAGATGGATTATGGAGACACTAAGATGGCTGTGGGGTATTTCTCAACTGCCTGAAATGAAGCTTGGTAAAGAATTTGACCCATCACATTCTTTAAGTTcctttaaaacttaaaagctatTCTAAGACAATATTGGTATGGAACTTTTAATTTGACAGTGGGGATTGCTCCAGGAACTGTCCCACCTATTGAAATCCCCAAAGTCTGGATTTGAAAGCTCCACCACATGTAAACTGGGAGATATTGAGCAAGTGACTTCCCTTCACagagcttcatttttctcttttgaaaacaaaagacatAATAGCACCGATCTTAGAGAGCTGTATGTAGTAAATAAGATATTATAAAATCCACTAGCATTAAAGATTTCAGAAGTGCAGTGACAGATATAATTAGGaattaaagaaaattcttttcagaaaaaagtCTAACTTGAAAGGGATACAAAAGCAAATAATCTCAACGGataatattttaagagaaatagaagagaaaaaagagaaaaaatgtaaaacttttaaaaaagaaatgggataTCTTCTTCAGGCTGAGATGGAGTGACAGGAGCCATATTGATTTTCCTGCTTTAAACAACAAGATAATTGGACAAAATGTATAGGAAACAATGATTTTCAAACATGATCCcggagagaagggaaacaaacaAGATGAGCCCTCTGGTTGCACCAGCTTACGGACTAGAAGCAGTTTCTGGGCTGTAgtgcaggaagag
The sequence above is a segment of the Orcinus orca chromosome 16, mOrcOrc1.1, whole genome shotgun sequence genome. Coding sequences within it:
- the LOC117202445 gene encoding beta-defensin 36 — translated: MKLLLLTLAALLLLSQLTPGSTRKCWNRHGKCRQKCFRKERVYVYCTNNKMCCVKPKYQPKNLPWKA